Proteins encoded together in one Anopheles darlingi chromosome 3, idAnoDarlMG_H_01, whole genome shotgun sequence window:
- the LOC125957108 gene encoding lipoyltransferase 1, mitochondrial — MAALVTQRCNGFARSLTRILVLSTPSSSSSVRAASTKHPFQGNDGSSKGSSPTGHLTMNSGSKQLSVADIKKIPDEEVKKSVFISQSNDVFTNLALEDWIYRNFDLTNHHILMLWINRPTVVIGRHQNPFAETNVSALARNGIELARRNSGGGAVYHDPGNLNCTFFMPRARYDRKYNLNLLTRAMYREYGINAELSARDDIVLLGKKISGTAAKLGQPNAYHHCTLLVNSNKLHLGASLAKDDVEITSKATSSVPSPIKNLVDVNRTVNIQQLLSAIGYEFLRTPATQLTDGGRDLLMKQRGFQLINPTDKWFPGISELRTNFASWDWRFGKTPAFSVQKTIQTKVGAAGESSQQSPSPYDMKVKVDVEKALIKEISLILPNHEPIPVVSDMVGKPYDEDCFHGITEALKGANTESMRHAMGL; from the exons ATGGCTGCTCTCGTAACGCAACGGTGCAACGGGTTTGCCCGCTCCCTTACCCGCATTCTGGTCCTGTcgaccccgtcgtcgtcgtcctctgtCCGGGCCGCCTCGACCAAGCACCCGTTCCAGGGCAACGATGGGTCATCGAAGGGTTCCAGCCCTACCGGCCACCTCACGAtgaacagcggcagcaaacaGCTGTCCGTGGCCGACATTAAGAAAATCCCGGATGAGGAGGTGAAGAAGTCCGTCTTCATCTCGCAGTCGAACGATGTGTTCACCAATCTGGCGCTGGAGGATTGGATCTATCGGAACTTTGATCTGACAAACCACCACATCCTGATGCTGTGgatcaaccgaccgacggtggtgATCGGAAGGCATCAGAACCCGTTCGCCGAAACGAACGTGTCAGCCCTGGCCCGGAACGGTATTGAGCTGGCCCGGCGTAACAGTGGCGGCGGTGCCGTTTACCATGATCCCGGTAACCTCAACTGTACCTTCTTCATGCCACGGGCCCGCTACGATCGCAAGTACAATCTGAATCTGCTGACGCGTGCCATGTACCGGGAGTACGGGATCAATGCGGAACTTTCGGCTCGTGATGACATCGTGCTGCTGGGCAAGAAG ATATCAGGCACGGCAGCAAAACTGGGCCAACCGAACGCTTATCATCACTGTACGCTCCTCGTAAACTCCAACAAACTCCACCTTGGAGCATCCCTCGCCAAAGATGAC GTTGAAATAACAAGCAAGGCTACATCTTCTGTTCCATCGCCCATTAAGAATCTAGTCGACGTGAACCGTACGGTCAACATCCAGCAGCTACTTTCGGCTATCGG CTATGAGTTTCTGAGAACACCCGCCACTCAGCTgaccgatggtggccgcgATCTGCTGATGAAGCAGCGTGGTTTCCAGCTGATCAATCCGACGGACAAGTGGTTCCCGGGAATAAGCGAGCTGCGCACAAACTTTGCCTCCTGGGACTGGCGATTCGGGAAGACTCCTGCCTTCTCGGTTCAGAAGACGATCCAGACGAAGGTTGGAGCAGCCGGTGAAAGCTCGCAGCAGTCGCCATCTCCTTACGAcatgaaggtgaaggtggatGTGGAAAAG GCACTCATCAAAGAAATCAGCCTGATCCTGCCGAACCACGAGCCAATTCCGGTGGTGTCGGACATGGTCGGCAAACCGTACGATGAGGATTGCTTTCATGGAATTACCGAAGCTCTGAAGGGTGCCAATACTGAGAGCATGCGACACGCAATGGGCTTATGA
- the LOC125957109 gene encoding uncharacterized protein LOC125957109 codes for MPIKCTRDCVGIRYRINALHQTWKWLHQTIALHEYLISMSAADSNAEKQSSHQGTVGLQQQQQHLILAC; via the coding sequence ATGCCCATTAAGTGTACTCGCGATTGTGTGGGTATTCGGTACCGCATCAACGCGCTGCACCAAACCTGGAAGTGGCTGCACCAGACCATCGCTCTGCATGAGTATCTGATCTCGATGAGCGCAGCGGATTCGAACGCCGAAAAGCAATCGTCACACCAAGGAACCGTcggcctccagcagcagcagcagcacctgatCCTGGCCTGTTAA